The Setaria viridis chromosome 6, Setaria_viridis_v4.0, whole genome shotgun sequence genome contains a region encoding:
- the LOC117861356 gene encoding uncharacterized protein: MYATKPLSLFKSHPEAASRPPPEGRNSGYLVVKVPDDDGDDGETCCWGTCGGTRVRDLPFPQNRVLTVRYTEQHGESSTTYADAVVFVPVPDQPLASNRYYPVIAAGRRRGLVRACSREEDMVPCCFCRCISDVEPRPFDPADIYQQIEIVPRRRGRFTARAVAPDGFPYFLYRKKGWRVYASKPKDFDLGEARGLDAALRSRQLPDAAILDAFPAATNTAAVGKWYSPFFVVIEGGVAPREQMERSAFYEVTLEQHWEPVHAHAAGVSKLASNRALIGGSVEAKQEVGSSGNGDGYVWFRAAATGQRIGVCTSVWERMRWEEYRGGWVDEEEDAGRLAGGSVLVERFVVKRLDGSVVVAFDFAHLNKFRSKQL; this comes from the coding sequence ATGTACGCGACCAAGCCGCTGTCCCTGTTCAAGAGCCACCCGGAGGCGGCGTCCCGGCCGCCACCGGAGGGCCGGAACTCCGGCTACCTCGTGGTGAAGgtccccgacgacgacggcgacgacggcgagacTTGCTGCTGGGGCACATGCGGCGGGACGCGCGTCCGTGACCTCCCGTTCCCGCAGAACCGCGTGCTCACCGTGCGGTACACGGAGCAACACGGCGAGAGCAGCACCACCTACGCCGACGCCGTCGTGTTCGTCCCCGTCCCCGACCAGCCGCTCGCGTCCAACCGCTACTACCccgtcatcgccgccggccggcgcagggGCCTCGTCAGGGCGTGCTCTCGCGAGGAGGACATGGTCCCGTGCTGCTTCTGCCGGTGCATCAGCGACGTCGAGCCCCGGCCGTTCGACCCGGCGGACATCTACCAGCAGATCGAGATCGTgccgcgccggcgggggcggttCACGGCGAGGGCCGTCGCCCCCGATGGCTTCCCGTACTTCCTCTACCGCAAGAAGGGCTGGCGCGTGTACGCGTCCAAGCCCAAGGACTTCGACCTCGGCGAGGCGCGGGGCCTCGACGCCGCCCTCCGGTCCCGCCAGctccccgacgccgccatcCTCGACGCGTTCCCGGCGGCGACCAACACGGCTGCCGTCGGGAAATGGTACTCCCCGTTCTTCGTCGTCATAGAAGGCGGCGTCGCGCCGCGCGAGCAGATGGAGCGCAGCGCGTTCTACGAGGTGACGCTGGAACAGCACTGGGAGCCGGTGCACGCGCACGCCGCCGGCGTCTCGAAGCTGGCCAGCAACAGGGCGCTCATCGGTGGGAGCGTGGAAGCGAAGCAGGAGGTGGGGAGCTCGGGGAACGGCGACGGGTACGTGTGGTttagggcggcggcgacgggacaGAGGATCGGTGTGTGCACGAGCGTGTGGGAGAGGATGCGGTGGGAGGAGTACAGGGGCGGgtgggtggacgaggaggaggacgccgggaGGCTTGCCGGCGGATCGGTGCTGGTGGAGAGGTTCGTGGTGAAGAGGCTTGATGGCAGTGTGGTTGTGGCCTTTGACTTTGCGCATCTCAACAAATTCAGATCGAAGCAGCTGTGA